One window of Triticum dicoccoides isolate Atlit2015 ecotype Zavitan chromosome 5A, WEW_v2.0, whole genome shotgun sequence genomic DNA carries:
- the LOC119302045 gene encoding protein EMSY-LIKE 3-like gives MNPMGYRPYDSSGTDDDLPSSQNRGLRGRSFSGNGRASAGPFPYARPHNDLESQVHLVEQEAYTGVLRAFKVQSDALSWEKESLISELRKELRVSDEEHRELLNKVNEDGAIRGMRELRQGGGTPSGLHRGSRVLHDGEPGPTAKRQRPSHLMPSHSSGLQSPVMSSHSVPSSSKWGPSSASRGKRAKSTTPLALPSMDPTSLISRKVFTRWPDDNNFYEATITRYNPATGEHALVYDMGKTTESWESVRLCDMRPEDIRWERDDQGISNRDGWGPSGPLLNRNQSNNGRGRLSQNEHPNKYGPPQNGINRNIGEIDVPNTQSVVIEVERVLSNPSMHEIEKAKKLLTDQEQSLLDAIASLDDASDSESEDKAMEARMGSGGDHTGRNGIAC, from the exons ATGAATCCCATGGGGTACCGCCCCTATGATAGCAGCG GGACGGACGATGATCTCCCCTCGTCACAAAATAGAGGACTAAGAGGACGATCTTTCAGTGGGAATGGGAGAGCATCAGCTGGACCGTTTCCTTATGCAAGGCCACACAATGATTTGGAGAGCCAAGTACATCTGGTTGAGCAAGAGGCGTACACTGGTGTTCTTAGGGCATTCAAAGTTCAATCTGATGCATTGTCTTGG GAAAAAGAAAGTCTGATTTCTGAACTCAGGAAGGAACTGAGAGTTTCTGATGAGGAACACAGGGAGCTATTAAACAAGGTTAATGAAGATGGGGCCATCCGTGGAATGAG GGAGCTGAGACAGGGAGGTGGGACCCCGAGTGGGCTGCATCGTGGCAGCAGAGTTCTTCACGATGGAGAACCTGGGCCAACTGCTAAAAGGCAACGACCATCTCATTTAATGCCTTCGCATTCTTCAGGCCTCCAGTCCCCTGTTATGTCTTCACATTCTGTCCCCTCTTCGTCAAAGTGGGGACCATCTTCAGCATCAAGGGGGAAAAGAGCAAAGTCG ACTACGCCACTGGCATTACCATCCATGGATCCGACCTCATTGATTAGCCGGAAAGTTTTTACAAGATGGCCAGATGATAACAACTTCTATGAGGCCACTATAACCCGTTACAATCCTGCTACG GGCGAACATGCTCTTGTCTATGACATGGGCAAAACAACTGAGTCATGGGAGTCTGTCAGGCTTTGTGAT ATGAGACCTGAAGATATAAGATGGGAACGTGATGATCAAGGCATCTCAAATCGAGATGGTTGGGGCCCTTCTGGTCCATTGTTGAACAGGAACCAAAGCAACAATGGTAGAGGGAGACTATCTCAGAATGAGCATCCAAATAAATATGGTCCACCTCAAAATGGCATCAACAGGAATATTGGTGAAATTGACGTGCCTAACACTCAGAGTGTCGTGATTGAG GTCGAGAGGGTATTGTCAAATCCAAGTATGCATGAAATTGAAAAGGCAAAGAAACTGCTAACA GACCAGGAGCAGTCATTACTTGATGCAATTGCCAGTCTTGATGATGCATCAGATAGCGAAAGTG AGGATAAGGCCATGGAAGCCCGAATGGGTTCTGGTGGTGATCACACGGGTAGGAACGGCATTGCCTGTTAG